Proteins from one Daphnia pulicaria isolate SC F1-1A chromosome 3, SC_F0-13Bv2, whole genome shotgun sequence genomic window:
- the LOC124328546 gene encoding uncharacterized protein LOC124328546 isoform X2, with protein MKSTEITCILVLLAVACTRARNVINPASQPDISSPSFPSGQWNTQDEIGQASFGYSYPGHQAASNVRDSAGNMAGSWAYVNPEGKLVNVSYTADERGFRVSSNVLPAAAAPVADLAVEPVVTGRNPTKAASVPVDSIVNDGDCIGNRPARSKRQTGDETNLGNRNPIASKLEEFNYSNNKYTEETGRNQYPFMAALLKYDEASRRYKLACGGSLISATKILTAAHCVIQNETIPAFDKLLVKLGVHFLNETADDAEVTSRINHDRHSRKLRPTNEDQRHRHCDARLAREIHRQNFDRLPAAKVPSRRSYQRLRPGPWMGKRQGR; from the exons ATGAAGAGCACTG AGATTACAtgtattttggttttattggCTGTGGCCTGCACTCGAGCTAGAAATGTTATTAATCCAGCCAGTCAACCCGATATTTCGTCACCTTCGTTTCCCAGTGGACAGTGGAACACACAGGACGAAATTGGCCAGGCCAGTTTCGGCTATTCCTACCCCGGCCATCAGGCTGCCAGTAACGTTCGTGATTCTGCTGGTAACATGGCCGGTTCTTGGGCTTATGTCAACCCAGAAGGGAAATTGGTCAACGTCTCCTACACCGCCGATGAACGAGGTTTCCGCGTCTCCTCCAATGTtttgccagcagcagccgctccTGTGGCCGATTTGGCAGTAGAACCAGTTGTGACCGGCCGCAATCCTACCAAGGCTGCCTCCGTTCCAGTTGATTCCATTGTCAATGACGGTGATTGCATTGGCAACCGTCCAGCCCGCTCGAAAAGGCAAACTGGTGATGAAACGAACTTAGGAAATAGAAATCCTATTGCCAGTAAACTTGaagaatttaattattcaaacaaCAAGTATACGGAAGAAACGGGCCGGAACCAATACCCTTTCATG GCAGCGTTGCTGAAATACGACGAGGCGTCACGGCGATACAAGTTGGCCTGCGGTGGATCGTTGATTAGCGCCACTAAAATCCTGACCGCTGCCCATTGCGTCATTCAAAACGAAAC AATTCCAGCGTTTGACAAATTGCTGGTCAAACTGGGCGTGcactttttgaacgaaacagcgGACGATGCCGAAGTCACAAGCCGAATCAATCATGATAGACATTCACGAAAACTACGACCAACTAACGAAG ATCAACGACATCGCCATTGTGACGCTCGACTCGCCCGTGAAATTCACCGACAAAATTTCGACCGTCTGCCTGCCGCAAAAGTGCCATCAAGGCGCTCATACCAACGGCTACGCCCGGGCCCTTGGATGGGGAAACGCCAAGGAAGGTGA